One genomic window of Solanum stenotomum isolate F172 chromosome 9, ASM1918654v1, whole genome shotgun sequence includes the following:
- the LOC125876907 gene encoding probable beta-1,3-galactosyltransferase 14, translating to MPSSPKSFNAWPSSSSSSIYSRRSTVLILCSLIGVAGFMFGFIAISKQGLGSNCKYAEPRSVSVVWDRTGSKGSEDTGGVSDEGQKRHKVMGFVGIQTGFASTGRRRSLRQTWFPSDHQGLQKLEEATGLAFKFVIGRTSDQSKMAELRKEVAQYDDFLLLDIEEKYSKLPYKTIAFFKAAYALYDSEFYVKADDDIYLRPDRLSLLLAKERPHSQTYLGCMKKGPVFTDPKLKWYEPLGYMLGKEYFLHAYGPIYALSADVVMSLVALRNNSFRMFSNEDVTIGSWMLAMNVNHENNQHLCEPECTPSSIAVWDIPKCSGLCNPEKKMLELHAKDACSKSPTLPSDEDD from the exons ATGCCTTCATCTCCTAAATCTTTCAATGCTTGgccatcttcttcttcctcctccatCTACTCCCGCAGATCGACGGTCCTGATCCTCTGTTCTCTCATCGGTGTAGCTGGGTTTATGTTCGGTTTTATTGCAATTTCGAAGCAGGGTTTGGGATCAAATTGTAAATATGCTGAACCTCGATCTGTTTCTGTTGTTTGGGATAGAACTGGTAGTAAAGGAAGTGAAGATACTGGTGGAGTTTCAGATGAAGGGCAAAAGAGGCATAAAGTTATGGGCTTTGTTGGGATCCAAACTGGGTTCGCTTCCACCGGTCGACGCCGGTCGTTGAGGCAGACTTGGTTTCCTTCTGATCATCAAGGCCTTCAAAA GTTAGAAGAAGCTACTGGCTTGGCTTTTAAATTTGTAATTGGTAGAACGAGTGATCAATCCAAAATGGCAGAGCTTAGAAAAGAGGTAgcacaatatgatgatttttTACTATTAGACATTGAAGAAAAGTACAGTAAGCTACCATACAAAAC CATAGCTTTTTTTAAAGCTGCCTATGCGCTTTATGACTCTGAATTTTATGTTAAAGCTGATGACGACATATATTTGAGGCCAG ATCGCCTTTCACTACTCTTGGCCAAAGAGCGCCCTCACTCCCAAACATACCTTGGATGCATGAAAAAGGGTCCAGTTTTCACTGACCCCAAGCTCAAATG GTATGAACCACTTGGATATATGCTTGGGAAGGAGTATTTTCTCCATGCTTATGGTCCTATTTATGCTCTTTCTGCTGATGTTGTTATGAGCTTGGTTGCCCTCAGGAACAACAG TTTCCGAATGTTTAGCAATGAGGATGTTACTATTGGTTCCTGGATGCTTGCGATGAATGTCAATCATGAGAATAATCAACACTTATGTGAACCAGAGTGTACCCCTTCATCCATTGCTGTGTGGGACATTCCCAAGTGTTCAG GGCTATGTAACCCTGAGAAGAAAATGTTGGAACTTCATGCGAAAGATGCCTGTTCAAAGAGTCCTACTCTGCCATCAGATGAGGATGATTAG